Proteins co-encoded in one Streptomyces sp. JH34 genomic window:
- a CDS encoding MFS transporter, whose translation MSVAGLRKAAHETVAGLPREFWWLWTSTLVNRLGAFVATFMALYLTLDRGYSASYAGLVASLHGLGGVVSSLGAGVMTDRLGRRPTMLIAQLSTAVSVAVLGFMVHPVAIAGVAFVVGMASNASRPAVQAMMADIVRPEDRVRAFSLNYWAINLGFAVSSAAAGFIAEYSYLAGFMGEAALTLLCAVVVFLKVPESRPEAAPRAAGTPAPEDVKLTTVLRDGRYMGVVGLSFVVALIFQQGYVGLPVAMGTDGLSSSDFGTAIAVNGVLIVALQIPVTRFIQHRDPRLLLVLSSLVAGYGFGLTAFAGSVGVYALTVCVWTLAEIVNAPTQTGIVVQLSPAHGRGRYQGMYTMSWSVAALVAPLMSGFVIDRYGAAWLWGTCAVLGTVAAFGYWLLMRNLQLPEPVVAASPASEERAVAEPAV comes from the coding sequence ATGTCTGTCGCCGGTCTCAGAAAGGCGGCACACGAGACGGTCGCCGGTCTCCCCAGGGAGTTCTGGTGGCTCTGGACCAGCACGCTGGTCAACCGGCTCGGTGCGTTCGTCGCCACGTTCATGGCGCTCTACCTCACCCTGGACCGTGGCTACTCGGCTTCGTACGCCGGTCTCGTCGCGTCCCTCCACGGGCTCGGCGGGGTCGTCTCCTCGCTGGGTGCGGGCGTGATGACGGACCGGCTCGGGCGACGCCCGACGATGCTGATCGCGCAGCTCTCCACCGCCGTGTCCGTGGCGGTGCTCGGCTTCATGGTCCATCCGGTGGCCATCGCGGGCGTGGCGTTCGTCGTGGGCATGGCCAGCAATGCGTCCCGGCCTGCCGTGCAGGCGATGATGGCCGACATCGTCCGGCCCGAGGACCGGGTCAGGGCCTTCTCACTCAACTACTGGGCCATCAACCTGGGGTTCGCGGTCTCGTCCGCGGCGGCGGGATTCATCGCCGAGTACAGCTATCTCGCCGGCTTCATGGGCGAGGCGGCCCTGACGCTGCTGTGCGCGGTCGTCGTCTTCCTCAAGGTGCCCGAGTCCCGGCCCGAGGCGGCGCCCCGGGCCGCCGGAACACCCGCGCCCGAGGACGTGAAGCTGACCACGGTCCTGCGCGACGGGCGCTACATGGGCGTCGTCGGGCTGTCGTTCGTGGTCGCGTTGATCTTCCAGCAGGGTTACGTGGGCCTGCCGGTGGCCATGGGCACGGACGGGCTGTCCAGCTCGGACTTCGGCACGGCGATCGCCGTCAACGGCGTTCTGATCGTGGCCCTGCAGATCCCCGTGACCCGTTTCATCCAGCATCGCGACCCGCGCCTGCTGCTGGTCCTCTCCTCCCTGGTCGCGGGCTACGGCTTCGGACTGACGGCCTTCGCCGGATCGGTCGGGGTGTACGCGCTGACGGTGTGCGTCTGGACCCTCGCCGAGATCGTCAACGCGCCCACGCAGACGGGCATCGTCGTGCAGCTGTCCCCGGCCCACGGCCGGGGGCGCTACCAGGGCATGTACACGATGTCCTGGTCGGTGGCGGCGCTCGTCGCCCCGCTGATGTCAGGCTTCGTGATCGACCGCTACGGGGCCGCCTGGCTCTGGGGGACGTGTGCGGTGCTCGGCAC
- a CDS encoding phosphoglyceromutase, producing MADAPYKLILLRHGESEWNAKNLFTGWVDVDLTDKGEKEAVRGGELLKDAGLLPDVVHTSLQKRAIRTAQLGLEAADRHWIPVHRSWRLNERHYGALQGKDKAQTLAEFGEEQFMLWRRSYDTPPPALEDGTEFSQSADPRYATIPPELRPRTECLKDVVIRMLPYWYDGIVPDLLDGKTVLVAAHGNSLRGLVKHLDGISDDAISGLNIPTGIPLAYELDADFRPLKPGGTYLDPDAAKAAIEAVKNQGKKK from the coding sequence ATGGCCGACGCACCGTACAAGCTGATCCTCCTCCGCCACGGCGAGAGCGAATGGAACGCCAAGAACCTGTTCACCGGATGGGTGGACGTAGACCTCACCGACAAGGGCGAGAAGGAGGCGGTGCGCGGCGGTGAGCTGCTCAAGGACGCCGGCCTGCTCCCCGACGTCGTGCACACCTCCCTCCAGAAGCGCGCGATCCGCACCGCCCAGCTCGGGCTGGAAGCCGCCGACCGCCACTGGATCCCCGTACACCGCTCCTGGCGCCTGAACGAGCGCCACTACGGCGCCCTCCAGGGCAAGGACAAGGCCCAGACGCTCGCCGAGTTCGGCGAGGAGCAGTTCATGCTCTGGCGCCGTTCGTACGACACCCCGCCGCCGGCGCTCGAGGACGGCACCGAGTTCTCGCAGAGCGCCGACCCGCGCTACGCGACGATCCCGCCGGAGCTGCGCCCGCGCACGGAGTGCCTCAAGGACGTCGTCATCCGCATGCTGCCGTACTGGTACGACGGCATCGTCCCGGACCTCCTCGACGGCAAGACCGTGCTGGTCGCCGCCCACGGCAACAGCCTGCGCGGTCTGGTGAAGCACCTGGACGGCATCTCCGACGACGCCATCTCGGGCCTCAACATCCCGACCGGCATCCCGCTCGCATACGAGCTGGACGCCGACTTCCGCCCCCTGAAGCCGGGTGGCACGTACCTGGACCCGGACGCGGCCAAGGCAGCGATCGAGGCTGTGAAGAACCAGGGCAAGAAGAAGTAA
- a CDS encoding DUF6193 family natural product biosynthesis protein: MAEAPDVETAWTWLLERRPGTRGWFDDTLPPVAAAAYAKPVLRGLFPFHTHGTLKFIREAPPWHEPTADDLPYVVLGEPPYSVHTAGYATRLGEAATAEDAIDLVMAHLPPELSGDAAGR, from the coding sequence ATGGCTGAGGCTCCTGACGTCGAGACCGCGTGGACATGGCTGCTGGAGCGCCGGCCAGGGACCCGAGGCTGGTTCGACGACACATTGCCGCCCGTCGCGGCTGCCGCATACGCGAAGCCCGTGCTGCGCGGCCTGTTCCCCTTCCACACCCACGGCACGCTCAAGTTCATCCGTGAGGCCCCTCCGTGGCACGAGCCGACGGCCGACGATCTGCCGTACGTGGTGCTGGGCGAGCCGCCGTACAGCGTCCACACGGCGGGTTACGCGACCCGCCTCGGCGAGGCGGCGACGGCCGAGGACGCCATCGACCTGGTGATGGCCCACCTGCCTCCGGAACTGAGCGGCGACGCGGCAGGCCGGTAG
- a CDS encoding YbjN domain-containing protein: MADVPDEAAAAQVIEAALDDAELEWESPGPGNYVVKLPGTRKLSTTCSLIVGQHSLSLNAFVIRHPDENDAAVHRWLLEHNLRLFGVSYAIDPLGDIYLVGRLPLSVVTPEELDRLLGSVLEAADGAFNPLLELGFASAIRKEYAWRTERGESTRNLDAFAHLTRRPS; this comes from the coding sequence ATGGCTGACGTACCGGACGAGGCAGCAGCGGCGCAGGTCATCGAGGCGGCGCTGGACGACGCGGAGCTCGAGTGGGAGAGCCCCGGGCCAGGCAACTACGTCGTGAAGCTGCCGGGCACCCGCAAGCTGTCCACGACCTGCTCCCTGATCGTCGGGCAGCACTCCCTCTCCCTCAACGCGTTCGTCATCCGGCACCCGGACGAGAACGACGCGGCCGTGCACCGCTGGCTGCTGGAGCACAACCTCCGCCTGTTCGGCGTGAGTTACGCCATCGACCCGCTCGGCGACATCTACCTCGTCGGCAGGCTCCCGCTCTCGGTCGTCACGCCCGAGGAACTGGACCGGCTGCTGGGGTCGGTCCTCGAGGCGGCGGACGGTGCCTTCAACCCGCTGCTCGAACTGGGCTTCGCGAGCGCGATCCGCAAGGAGTACGCCTGGCGGACGGAGCGCGGCGAGTCGACCCGCAACCTCGACGCCTTCGCGCACCTGACGCGGCGCCCGTCCTGA
- the mshA gene encoding D-inositol-3-phosphate glycosyltransferase produces the protein MSQYVSRLGSSRAAPRIRFPGGFAGHRKPRRVAMLSVHTSPLHQPGTGDAGGMNVYIVELAKRLAAIGIEVEIFTRATTGGLPPTVDLAPGVLVRHVDAGPYEGLAKEELPAQLCAFTHGVMQAWAGQRPGYYDLVHSHYWLSGQVGWLAAQRWGVPLVHAMHTMAKVKNAALAEGDTPEPAARVIGETQIVHASDRLIANTAGEADELIRFYDADPASVAVVHPGVNLDRFRPGDGRAAARARLGLPQDALIPLFAGRIQPLKAPDVLLRAVAVLLDRDPSLRSRILVPVVGGPSGSGLAKPEGLHKLAARLGIADVVRFHPPVGQDQLADWFRAASVLVMPSYSESFGLVAIEAQAAGTPVVAAAVGGLPVAVRDGVSGFLIPGHDPEAYAQALGRFADSAELAGRMGEAAAAHAQSFGWDTAASATADVYTAAMHDHRRRARSHHG, from the coding sequence GTGAGCCAGTACGTCTCCCGGCTCGGCAGCAGCCGTGCGGCACCCCGTATCCGCTTCCCGGGCGGTTTCGCCGGACACCGCAAGCCGCGCCGTGTGGCGATGCTCTCCGTGCACACCTCTCCGCTGCACCAGCCCGGCACCGGCGACGCGGGCGGCATGAACGTCTACATCGTCGAGCTGGCCAAGCGCCTCGCCGCGATCGGCATCGAGGTCGAGATCTTCACCCGGGCCACCACCGGCGGGCTGCCTCCCACGGTCGATCTCGCGCCCGGAGTCCTCGTCCGGCACGTGGACGCGGGGCCGTACGAGGGCCTCGCCAAGGAGGAGCTGCCCGCTCAGCTCTGCGCCTTCACCCACGGCGTGATGCAGGCCTGGGCAGGCCAGCGGCCCGGTTACTACGACCTGGTCCACTCCCACTACTGGCTGTCCGGCCAGGTCGGCTGGCTCGCCGCCCAGCGCTGGGGCGTTCCCCTCGTCCACGCCATGCACACCATGGCGAAGGTCAAGAACGCCGCGCTCGCCGAGGGCGACACCCCGGAGCCCGCCGCACGCGTCATCGGTGAGACACAGATCGTGCACGCCTCCGACCGGCTCATCGCGAACACCGCCGGCGAGGCCGACGAGCTCATCCGCTTCTACGACGCGGACCCCGCGTCCGTCGCCGTCGTGCACCCCGGGGTCAATCTGGACCGGTTCCGCCCCGGCGACGGCCGTGCCGCCGCGCGGGCCCGCCTCGGTCTGCCGCAGGACGCGCTGATCCCCCTGTTCGCGGGCCGCATCCAGCCGCTCAAGGCCCCGGACGTGCTGCTGCGGGCCGTCGCCGTGCTGCTGGACCGTGATCCCTCGCTGCGCTCGCGCATCCTCGTACCCGTCGTCGGAGGCCCCAGCGGCAGCGGGCTCGCCAAGCCGGAGGGCCTGCACAAGCTGGCCGCGCGCCTGGGCATCGCCGACGTCGTACGGTTCCACCCGCCGGTCGGGCAGGACCAGCTCGCGGACTGGTTCCGTGCGGCGTCCGTGCTGGTCATGCCGTCGTACAGCGAGTCCTTCGGGCTCGTCGCCATAGAGGCCCAGGCGGCAGGCACGCCGGTCGTCGCGGCAGCGGTGGGCGGCCTTCCCGTCGCCGTGCGGGACGGAGTGAGCGGCTTCCTGATCCCCGGGCACGACCCGGAGGCGTACGCACAGGCGCTGGGCCGGTTCGCGGACAGCGCCGAACTGGCCGGCCGGATGGGCGAGGCGGCGGCCGCGCACGCCCAGTCGTTCGGCTGGGACACGGCGGCGTCCGCAACCGCCGATGTCTACACGGCGGCGATGCACGACCACCGGCGCAGGGCCCGCTCGCACCACGGCTGA
- a CDS encoding class I SAM-dependent methyltransferase, with amino-acid sequence MHQRPIGTATRGTTNPNRLRRMDRWIAATHGPALRRSESPVAVDLGYGAAPWTAVELLERLRAAEPRTAVVGVEIDPARVAAAQPYEREGLTFVHGGFEIPTAGRPALIRAANVLRQYDEGEVTAVWQRLCARLAPGGLLVEGTCDEIGRRHVWVALGPEGPRTVTFATRLGSLQRPSDLAERLPKALIHRNVPGEPVHAFLRDLDRAWATASPYASLGARQRWIAAARAVSADWPLTDGVRRWRQGEITVRWSALRPAT; translated from the coding sequence ATGCACCAGCGCCCCATCGGCACCGCGACCCGCGGGACGACCAACCCCAATCGGCTGCGCCGCATGGACCGCTGGATCGCCGCCACCCACGGCCCCGCCCTGCGCCGCAGCGAGTCGCCCGTCGCGGTCGACCTCGGCTACGGCGCCGCGCCCTGGACCGCCGTCGAACTACTGGAGCGGCTGCGCGCCGCCGAGCCACGCACGGCCGTCGTGGGCGTCGAGATCGACCCCGCACGGGTCGCGGCGGCGCAGCCGTACGAACGCGAGGGCCTCACCTTCGTGCACGGCGGCTTCGAGATTCCCACCGCAGGCCGGCCGGCTCTCATCCGGGCGGCGAACGTCCTGCGCCAGTACGACGAGGGGGAGGTCACCGCGGTCTGGCAGCGGCTGTGCGCCCGGCTGGCCCCCGGAGGGCTGCTGGTCGAGGGCACCTGCGACGAGATCGGGCGTCGGCACGTGTGGGTCGCCCTCGGCCCGGAGGGCCCGCGCACCGTCACCTTCGCGACCCGGCTCGGCTCCCTGCAGCGCCCCTCGGACCTCGCCGAGCGCCTCCCGAAGGCCCTGATCCACCGCAACGTGCCGGGCGAACCGGTGCACGCCTTCCTTCGGGACCTCGACCGCGCGTGGGCCACGGCCTCCCCGTACGCGTCGCTGGGCGCGCGGCAGCGCTGGATCGCGGCGGCCCGCGCGGTCTCGGCCGACTGGCCCCTGACGGACGGTGTACGGCGTTGGAGGCAGGGCGAGATCACCGTGCGCTGGTCCGCCCTGCGGCCCGCCACCTGA
- a CDS encoding C40 family peptidase, protein MNRRHCASAAITLVCALALLTAPVQAMAAPIPEPGPTATAPAAKKSLEQVREEIDTLYRKAGAATDAYNLAEEQAEKQSGEIVRLTKSIADGQTRIAELKDRAGAQAREQYRNGGLPPGSQLVLSGDPDLFMDGVNQARQGQQATKGMLTELEQAQEDLETYTQDASLNWEKIEANRVKQAKAKKSIDAQIEAAEKLESQLAKEERAKLLTLEQDAASTAQAAWLSSGALKEINREASAAGKQAVAFATGQIGKPYVWGAEGPGSYDCSGLTSQAWAAAKQPIPRTSQEQWRQLPRIPVQDMRPGDLIIYHSDASHVGMYVGDGQIVHAPRPGRHVTLTGAGSMQILGVVRPDK, encoded by the coding sequence GTGAACCGACGCCACTGTGCCAGTGCCGCGATCACTCTGGTCTGCGCTCTGGCCCTGTTGACCGCGCCGGTCCAGGCCATGGCCGCTCCGATCCCGGAGCCCGGCCCGACAGCCACCGCGCCCGCCGCGAAGAAGAGCCTCGAGCAGGTCCGCGAGGAGATCGACACCCTCTACCGCAAGGCCGGGGCGGCCACGGACGCGTACAACCTCGCCGAGGAACAGGCGGAGAAGCAGTCCGGCGAGATCGTCCGGCTGACCAAGTCCATCGCCGACGGGCAGACGAGGATCGCCGAACTCAAGGACAGGGCGGGCGCCCAGGCCCGCGAGCAGTACCGCAACGGCGGGCTGCCCCCGGGCTCCCAGCTGGTGCTGAGCGGCGACCCGGACCTCTTCATGGACGGCGTCAACCAAGCCAGGCAGGGCCAGCAGGCCACCAAGGGAATGCTGACCGAACTGGAGCAGGCCCAGGAGGACCTGGAGACGTACACCCAGGACGCCAGCCTCAACTGGGAGAAGATCGAGGCCAATCGCGTCAAGCAGGCCAAGGCCAAGAAGAGCATCGACGCACAGATCGAGGCGGCGGAGAAGCTCGAATCGCAGCTGGCGAAGGAGGAGCGCGCCAAACTCCTGACGCTGGAGCAGGACGCCGCGTCCACGGCGCAGGCGGCCTGGCTCTCCTCCGGCGCACTGAAGGAGATCAACCGCGAGGCGAGCGCCGCCGGCAAGCAGGCGGTGGCCTTCGCGACCGGGCAGATAGGCAAGCCGTACGTCTGGGGGGCCGAGGGCCCCGGCTCGTACGACTGCTCGGGACTGACCTCGCAGGCCTGGGCGGCGGCGAAACAGCCCATCCCGCGGACCTCCCAGGAGCAGTGGCGACAGCTTCCCCGCATACCCGTCCAGGACATGCGCCCCGGCGACCTGATCATCTACCACAGCGACGCCAGCCATGTCGGGATGTACGTCGGCGACGGCCAGATCGTGCACGCACCCCGGCCGGGTCGGCACGTCACGCTGACAGGCGCGGGATCCATGCAGATCCTGGGCGTGGTCCGGCCGGACAAGTAG
- a CDS encoding fused response regulator/phosphatase, whose protein sequence is MPVPVPQQRAVPAAETTHGADLTLLVIEDDPAGTFAVPELSSTAGARVRVRTARNLTEAGRLLTDDVDCILLDLDLEAASLPSGARADGHDDGPGRPDELAALKHILRIAPRHAVLALTAEDDAERAAEAVRVGAQDYLFRGELDGRLLSRAIRYAVERKRADIAQHQLTESRLRAQENARLERGLLPTPLLDGSDLAFAAHYRPGRSRALLGGDFYDTVRTPDGTVHAMIGDVCGHGPDEAALGVELRIAWRALTLAGLCGDDLLSTLQQVLEHERQSEEIFATLCTVDIAPDGRRAGLCIAGHPAPLIARQGRAAHLLPYEDGGPALGLLPHARWPRRQVELGGSWSLMMYTDGLIEGRVGATGTQRLGQDGMVAMVNGRLDQGLGGEALLQAAVTQVQELNGGELTDDVAVLLLERDEARTHRRGGNATRSRPGAASSAGAQRPPL, encoded by the coding sequence ATGCCCGTACCCGTACCGCAGCAACGTGCCGTTCCCGCTGCGGAGACCACTCATGGCGCCGACCTCACACTCCTGGTGATCGAGGACGACCCTGCGGGCACCTTCGCCGTCCCCGAGCTGTCGTCCACCGCGGGGGCACGGGTCCGCGTACGTACCGCCCGCAACCTCACCGAGGCCGGCCGGCTGCTCACCGACGACGTCGACTGCATCCTGCTCGACCTCGACCTCGAAGCGGCCTCGCTGCCTTCCGGCGCGCGCGCCGACGGCCATGACGACGGGCCCGGCCGCCCCGACGAGCTCGCGGCCCTCAAGCACATCCTGCGCATCGCACCGCGCCACGCCGTGCTCGCCCTCACCGCGGAGGACGACGCCGAACGCGCGGCCGAGGCGGTACGCGTCGGGGCCCAGGACTACCTCTTCCGCGGCGAACTCGACGGGCGCCTCCTCAGCCGTGCCATCCGGTACGCCGTGGAGCGCAAACGTGCGGACATCGCCCAGCACCAGCTGACCGAGTCCCGGCTGCGTGCCCAGGAGAACGCCCGTCTGGAACGCGGGCTGCTGCCGACTCCGCTCCTCGACGGCTCCGACCTGGCCTTCGCCGCCCACTACCGGCCGGGCCGCAGCCGTGCCCTGCTCGGCGGCGACTTCTACGACACGGTCCGCACGCCCGACGGCACGGTCCACGCGATGATCGGCGACGTCTGCGGCCACGGCCCCGACGAGGCGGCGCTCGGCGTCGAGCTGCGCATCGCGTGGCGCGCTCTGACGCTGGCCGGGCTCTGCGGCGACGACCTGCTCTCCACGCTGCAGCAGGTCCTGGAGCACGAGCGGCAGAGCGAGGAGATCTTCGCGACGCTCTGCACCGTCGACATCGCCCCCGACGGCCGCCGCGCCGGTCTGTGCATCGCCGGTCATCCGGCGCCGCTGATCGCCCGCCAGGGGCGGGCGGCGCACCTCCTGCCGTACGAGGACGGCGGCCCGGCCCTCGGCCTGCTGCCACATGCCCGGTGGCCCCGCCGCCAGGTGGAGCTGGGCGGCTCGTGGAGCCTGATGATGTACACCGACGGGCTGATCGAGGGACGCGTCGGCGCGACCGGGACCCAGCGGCTCGGCCAGGACGGCATGGTCGCCATGGTCAACGGCCGACTGGACCAGGGGCTGGGCGGCGAAGCACTGCTGCAGGCCGCGGTCACCCAGGTCCAGGAGCTGAACGGCGGCGAGCTGACCGACGACGTGGCGGTCCTGCTGCTGGAACGCGACGAGGCCCGGACACACCGGAGGGGCGGGAACGCGACGCGCTCCCGCCCCGGTGCCGCCTCGTCGGCGGGCGCTCAGCGCCCGCCGTTGTAG
- a CDS encoding DUF2516 family protein, giving the protein MLLEAFGSILQLLYLAMLVLAVVALVFAVTAREDAYRAADKQKKSFWLIILGITVFVNLVIPILFLQIAGVIASIVFMVDVRPAIKAVSGGGRRGGSSSDGPYGPYNGGR; this is encoded by the coding sequence GTGTTGCTCGAAGCATTCGGCTCGATCCTCCAGCTGCTGTACCTGGCCATGCTCGTCCTGGCCGTGGTCGCGCTGGTCTTCGCCGTGACGGCGCGCGAGGACGCCTACCGGGCCGCGGACAAGCAGAAGAAGTCCTTCTGGTTGATCATCCTCGGGATCACCGTCTTCGTGAACCTCGTCATTCCGATCCTGTTCCTGCAGATCGCGGGCGTGATCGCGTCCATCGTCTTCATGGTGGACGTGCGACCGGCGATCAAGGCGGTGTCGGGCGGCGGCCGTCGCGGAGGCTCCAGCAGCGACGGACCGTACGGCCCCTACAACGGCGGGCGCTGA
- a CDS encoding helix-turn-helix transcriptional regulator produces MASLNVGNLGEYLREQRRTAQLSLRQLADAAGVSNPYLSQIERGLRKPSAEVLQQVAKALRISAETLYVRAGILDEREREELETRAVILADPSINERQKNVLLQIYDSFRRENGFDVAPDTGSEFHGPADAKSRIDADAESGAGDENGAGPDARGPRTAGGSDADPAAN; encoded by the coding sequence ATGGCATCACTCAACGTCGGCAATCTCGGCGAGTACCTGCGTGAGCAGCGGCGTACCGCGCAGCTCTCCCTGCGGCAGCTCGCCGACGCCGCCGGGGTGTCCAATCCGTATCTCAGCCAGATCGAGCGCGGTCTGCGCAAGCCGAGCGCCGAGGTGCTCCAGCAGGTAGCGAAGGCCCTGCGGATCTCCGCCGAGACGCTCTACGTGCGGGCCGGGATCCTCGATGAGCGGGAGCGGGAGGAGCTGGAGACACGGGCGGTCATATTGGCCGATCCGTCGATCAACGAGCGGCAGAAGAACGTACTGCTCCAGATCTACGACTCCTTCCGCCGGGAGAACGGTTTCGATGTCGCGCCCGACACCGGGTCCGAGTTCCACGGCCCCGCCGACGCGAAGAGCAGAATCGATGCCGATGCGGAAAGCGGTGCCGGGGACGAGAACGGCGCCGGTCCGGATGCCCGCGGCCCCCGCACGGCCGGCGGCAGTGATGCAGACCCAGCAGCGAACTGA
- a CDS encoding SMI1/KNR4 family protein, which yields MTSIDHGVRKSWDRIDAWLGDHLHRAPVRAAADGGRLGAFEADIGAALPTEVHDWWTLDRVSADYWIPGSFAPVGLEDALETREIWLLVAEQEGASSAANGEPEPRFLPSFLPIAMSPGGDGLIVDLRFGDSYGAVFLWDHETWVLGVPLWGSVASMLQDIAAALESGTPALLRHAASGGTEKACAARVDDAGDLVWEVADPGIPRTSPR from the coding sequence ATGACCTCGATCGATCACGGAGTGCGGAAGTCGTGGGACCGCATCGACGCCTGGTTGGGAGATCATCTCCACCGGGCGCCGGTGAGGGCTGCTGCGGACGGGGGTCGGCTGGGCGCCTTCGAGGCAGACATCGGGGCAGCACTCCCCACCGAAGTGCACGATTGGTGGACCCTGGACCGCGTCAGCGCCGACTACTGGATCCCTGGATCGTTTGCTCCGGTGGGCTTGGAGGACGCCCTGGAAACGAGAGAGATCTGGTTGCTGGTCGCGGAACAGGAAGGGGCCTCGTCCGCCGCGAACGGCGAACCGGAACCGCGGTTCCTGCCGTCGTTCCTGCCGATCGCGATGAGCCCTGGCGGTGACGGACTCATCGTCGACCTGCGGTTCGGTGATTCCTATGGCGCGGTTTTCCTGTGGGACCACGAGACGTGGGTGCTCGGGGTGCCGCTGTGGGGTTCGGTGGCCTCCATGCTCCAGGACATCGCTGCCGCTCTCGAATCAGGGACTCCCGCCCTGCTCCGGCACGCCGCCTCGGGTGGCACCGAAAAGGCGTGCGCCGCTCGCGTCGACGACGCCGGCGATCTGGTCTGGGAGGTAGCCGACCCTGGAATCCCGCGAACGAGTCCCAGGTGA
- a CDS encoding TetR family transcriptional regulator, translated as MGRVSQAQAEENRRRVVDTASRLFREQGTHVSVADLMKAAGLTHGAFYKQFASKEALVDEATTHAFDEQTRRHAVGLERYEGQRDTAQRALIDAYLSVEHRDDAADGCPVAALAVDVARGGEGREARRAYTEGVADFAAFLAPADASGGSEEGIARLCTLFGALVLSRATQGSPLSEEILAAAHATLTKTG; from the coding sequence ATGGGCCGCGTATCGCAGGCACAGGCGGAGGAGAACCGCAGGCGGGTGGTGGACACCGCCTCCCGGTTGTTCCGGGAGCAGGGCACCCACGTGAGCGTTGCCGACCTCATGAAGGCGGCCGGTCTCACCCACGGCGCCTTCTACAAGCAGTTCGCCTCAAAGGAGGCGCTCGTCGATGAGGCCACCACCCACGCGTTCGACGAGCAGACCCGGCGCCACGCGGTCGGCCTCGAGCGGTACGAAGGGCAGCGGGACACCGCTCAGCGAGCCCTGATCGACGCCTATCTCTCCGTCGAACACCGTGACGACGCGGCGGACGGCTGCCCGGTTGCAGCCCTCGCCGTCGATGTCGCGCGCGGCGGTGAGGGCCGAGAGGCCCGCCGCGCCTACACGGAGGGCGTGGCCGACTTCGCCGCATTCCTCGCCCCGGCGGACGCGTCCGGTGGGAGTGAGGAGGGCATCGCCCGACTGTGCACCTTGTTCGGTGCGTTGGTGCTCTCCCGGGCCACCCAGGGTTCCCCGCTCTCCGAGGAGATTCTCGCCGCCGCGCACGCGACCCTGACGAAAACCGGCTGA
- a CDS encoding SDR family oxidoreductase, translated as MELKNAVAVVTGANRGLGRHLAAQLVEHGAKVYAAARRPETVDLPGVTPLRLDVTDQESIREAARIASDATLLINNAGVSTGAPLIGGDLGDVRGEMETNFFGPLAVTRAFAPVIEGNGGGTVLNVLSVLSWMHPAALGSYAASKAAAWALTGATREELASRGIAVSALHVGYMDTDMAAGVPADQKTAAAAVAAQALRGIEAGRPEIVADEITRQVKQSLAATPQTNAA; from the coding sequence ATGGAACTGAAGAACGCGGTCGCAGTGGTCACCGGCGCCAACCGGGGTCTGGGGCGGCACCTAGCCGCCCAGCTCGTCGAGCACGGCGCCAAGGTGTACGCGGCGGCCCGCCGCCCCGAGACGGTCGACCTGCCGGGCGTCACCCCCCTGCGACTGGACGTCACGGACCAGGAGTCGATACGCGAGGCGGCCCGCATCGCGTCGGACGCGACGCTGCTCATCAACAACGCGGGCGTCTCCACCGGTGCACCGCTGATCGGAGGCGACCTGGGCGACGTGCGCGGGGAGATGGAGACCAACTTCTTCGGCCCGCTCGCCGTGACCCGGGCCTTCGCCCCCGTCATCGAGGGCAACGGCGGCGGCACCGTGCTCAACGTGTTGTCCGTCCTGTCCTGGATGCACCCGGCCGCGCTCGGTTCCTACGCCGCGTCCAAGGCCGCCGCCTGGGCTCTGACCGGCGCGACCCGCGAGGAACTGGCGTCCCGCGGCATCGCCGTCTCGGCGCTGCACGTCGGCTACATGGACACCGACATGGCCGCAGGCGTCCCCGCCGACCAGAAGACCGCCGCCGCCGCCGTCGCGGCCCAGGCCCTGCGCGGCATCGAGGCGGGCCGGCCTGAGATCGTCGCCGACGAGATCACCCGGCAGGTCAAGCAGAGCCTGGCCGCGACGCCGCAGACGAACGCGGCTTGA